A genomic region of Rhodothermales bacterium contains the following coding sequences:
- the trkA gene encoding Trk system potassium transporter TrkA, with protein sequence MRAIVVGAGEVGFDVARLLAMEEHDVVVIDKDDDALAVVREKLDVMTVTGNGTSADILKRAGAPSAELLIAVTTIDEVNIVACMLASRLGTRSTIARVRSGELSHQESVLSNEDFGIDTVIHPEEAAAAEVERLIRRAGASDVVTLAEGKLHLVGLRLDEDSPVLGYTLEQLQQEHPSPHIGVMAITRGIRTILPGPADTLRKNDVVFVAAQPKHVPHVLEVMGKKDHRIEHIMIIGGSQVAARVAQRLSAGRYRQIKLVEEDRKRAQNLSELLGGVLVIHGAPTDIDLLVMEGMPDMDAVVALTDDEESNLVSCLLAKHLGVRKTVALLSKPAYIPISQSIGLDSAVNMKLTVSREVISSLRGQHVMSVASVPGLDAEILEIEAQPRSAVTRAPLEELTLPKDMLVAGVHHGKSVEIATGSTRIAAGDRAFVFARQSALAEVESFFSRP encoded by the coding sequence ATGCGCGCAATTGTCGTCGGTGCCGGCGAAGTAGGATTCGACGTAGCCCGGCTGCTGGCGATGGAGGAGCACGACGTGGTGGTCATCGACAAGGACGATGACGCCCTGGCGGTCGTTCGCGAGAAGCTGGACGTGATGACCGTGACCGGAAATGGCACGTCTGCGGACATTCTCAAGAGGGCTGGTGCGCCGTCGGCGGAGCTGCTGATTGCAGTCACCACGATCGACGAGGTGAACATTGTCGCCTGCATGCTGGCAAGTCGGCTGGGCACGCGCTCGACCATCGCCCGCGTGCGGTCAGGAGAGTTGTCTCACCAGGAGTCGGTGCTGAGCAACGAGGACTTCGGCATCGACACGGTCATCCACCCTGAGGAGGCCGCCGCAGCCGAAGTGGAGCGCCTGATTCGCCGGGCGGGGGCTTCCGATGTGGTGACGCTCGCCGAAGGCAAGCTGCATCTGGTCGGGCTGCGGCTCGATGAGGACTCTCCGGTGCTGGGCTACACGCTCGAGCAGCTCCAGCAGGAGCATCCGTCACCACACATCGGCGTGATGGCCATCACCCGCGGCATTCGCACCATTCTGCCGGGTCCGGCAGACACGCTGCGCAAGAACGACGTGGTCTTTGTGGCGGCGCAGCCGAAGCACGTACCGCATGTGCTCGAGGTGATGGGCAAGAAGGACCACCGGATCGAACACATCATGATTATCGGTGGCTCGCAGGTGGCTGCGCGCGTTGCCCAGCGATTGTCGGCAGGGCGATATCGGCAGATCAAACTGGTGGAGGAGGACCGAAAGCGGGCACAAAACCTCTCCGAGCTGCTGGGAGGGGTACTGGTGATCCATGGCGCCCCCACGGACATCGACCTGCTTGTCATGGAGGGCATGCCGGACATGGACGCCGTCGTGGCACTTACGGACGATGAGGAATCCAACCTGGTGTCGTGTCTGCTGGCCAAACACCTGGGCGTGCGCAAGACGGTCGCGCTCCTGTCGAAGCCGGCCTACATCCCCATCAGCCAGTCGATTGGTCTTGATTCAGCCGTCAATATGAAGCTGACGGTATCCCGCGAGGTCATCAGCAGCCTGCGAGGACAGCATGTCATGAGCGTGGCGTCGGTGCCTGGGCTGGATGCCGAGATCCTGGAGATCGAAGCCCAGCCCCGGTCAGCCGTGACGCGCGCCCCTCTGGAGGAGTTGACGCTGCCGAAAGACATGTTGGTAGCGGGTGTGCATCACGGCAAGTCGGTAGAAATCGCCACGGGCTCGACCCGCATTGCGGCGGGTGACCGTGCCTTCGTGTTTGCGCGTCAATCGGCGCTTGCAGAAGTCGAGTCCTTCTTCTCGCGGCCCTGA
- a CDS encoding cysteine--tRNA ligase has product MPHPSIRLYNTLTNSPEELQLIEPGHLRFYSCGPTVYSYAHIGNFRSFLTADLIFRLGQAVGLDVTYVTNVTDVGHLTEDDAADAGGEDRMAKALKSKEGERFANVWDLARYYTESLLGDWRRLNLLEPTVRPRATEHMREQITAVSVLLERGHAYETEQGIYFSVASFPEYGKLSGNLNADALDQEVREVVSDPGKRDPRDFALWKKDEKHLMQWHSPWGWGFPGWHIECSVMASAYLGETIDLHAGGEDLIFPHHECEIAQAEALSGEPFARHWVHTRFLQVEGEKMSKSKGNFLTVRRLTAPRDDDGWGVDPLALRLALMSGHYRKPFNFTKATLKASGKHRERIASAIELLRTADGDGPDRIGERLDALYDRMLAALCDDLNTPEAIAALIEGVKLIHGMSRGLNAESARSGLAWFDRVNALLGVIEPDTDEPASDADDPHVARIDGLLAERQQARADRDFARADAIRDELAAEGIEIMDTPEGPRWKRRQDL; this is encoded by the coding sequence ATGCCCCACCCCTCCATCCGGCTCTACAACACGCTCACGAATTCCCCCGAGGAACTGCAGCTGATCGAGCCCGGACATCTGCGTTTCTATTCCTGCGGCCCCACGGTGTACTCCTATGCGCACATTGGGAATTTCCGGTCGTTCTTGACAGCTGACCTGATTTTCCGGCTGGGGCAGGCCGTCGGTCTGGACGTGACGTACGTCACCAACGTCACCGATGTTGGGCACCTGACGGAGGACGATGCGGCCGATGCGGGCGGAGAAGACCGCATGGCCAAGGCGCTCAAGTCCAAGGAAGGCGAACGATTCGCCAACGTCTGGGACCTTGCGCGCTATTACACGGAATCGCTGCTCGGCGACTGGCGCCGACTGAATCTGCTCGAGCCCACCGTGCGGCCCCGCGCAACCGAGCACATGCGGGAGCAGATCACCGCAGTGAGCGTGCTGCTCGAGCGCGGACACGCCTACGAAACGGAGCAAGGCATCTATTTCTCGGTGGCCTCCTTCCCTGAGTACGGCAAGCTGTCGGGCAACCTCAACGCCGACGCCCTCGACCAGGAAGTGCGCGAGGTGGTCTCCGATCCCGGAAAACGGGACCCCCGCGACTTTGCACTCTGGAAAAAGGACGAAAAGCACCTGATGCAATGGCATAGCCCGTGGGGGTGGGGGTTTCCCGGCTGGCACATTGAGTGTTCCGTGATGGCCTCCGCATACCTGGGAGAAACCATCGACCTGCACGCCGGGGGTGAGGATCTCATTTTCCCACACCATGAGTGCGAGATCGCCCAGGCGGAGGCCCTTTCCGGTGAGCCTTTCGCCAGGCACTGGGTGCACACTCGCTTTCTCCAGGTCGAGGGCGAGAAGATGTCCAAGAGCAAGGGCAACTTCCTGACGGTGCGACGGCTCACGGCCCCTCGCGACGACGACGGCTGGGGTGTCGATCCCCTGGCGCTCCGCCTGGCCTTGATGTCCGGGCACTATCGCAAGCCGTTCAACTTCACAAAGGCCACGCTGAAGGCATCGGGCAAGCATCGCGAGCGCATCGCCAGTGCAATCGAACTGTTGCGCACAGCCGACGGCGACGGGCCTGATCGCATCGGTGAGCGACTGGACGCCCTGTATGACCGCATGCTGGCGGCCCTTTGCGACGACCTGAACACCCCGGAGGCCATCGCCGCACTCATCGAGGGTGTCAAGTTGATCCACGGGATGTCCCGCGGCCTGAACGCCGAAAGCGCCCGGTCCGGTCTGGCCTGGTTTGACCGGGTAAACGCACTGTTAGGCGTCATCGAACCCGACACGGACGAACCGGCCTCGGACGCGGACGATCCGCATGTAGCCCGCATCGACGGTCTGCTCGCGGAGCGGCAGCAGGCACGAGCCGACCGCGACTTTGCCCGCGCCGACGCCATCCGCGATGAACTTGCCGCCGAAGGCATCGAAATCATGGACACTCCCGAAGGACCCCGCTGGAAACGCCGTCAGGACCTGTGA
- a CDS encoding potassium transporter — protein MVLNLRAVLGTLAALVGFAGVAMLAPVGVAAFYGEEAWWPFLVTALGAMGVGGGVWLRWGRGEGDAIRIREGFAIVALAWIVISLAGAVPLLLGGVTASFTDAFFETVSGFTTTGATILGGGGNPDIESLPNAFLFWRSLTHWLGGMGIIVLTLAILPILGVGSMQLFKAEVPGPTADKLTPRVRETARRLWLIYVGITAVQVAVLAPALGLFEAVNHAFATMATGGFSTRNASVGHFSSAYVDWVITLFMYVAGVNFALHFRLLRGQAITVFRDTEFRVYTLIVLVASVVTALALWDPVRLAMPGGGVSQGYADFTEALRFGAFQSTAIVTTTGFATADYELWPPVAIGVLFVLFFVGGMAGSTGGGVKVVRHVLLFKNSFKEVKQLVHPQAVLNVRLNDRVVPQEVMRNVLSFIVLYFALIGLGTLAMTVVGADILTAFGGALSSVGNVGPAFGTLGPAENYAHIPAAGKWVLSFLMVAGRLEIFTMLIIFAPSFWRR, from the coding sequence ATGGTACTCAACCTGCGCGCTGTGCTGGGCACGCTGGCTGCCCTGGTCGGGTTTGCCGGAGTTGCGATGCTGGCGCCCGTCGGCGTTGCGGCCTTTTACGGGGAGGAGGCCTGGTGGCCGTTCCTCGTGACGGCGCTCGGAGCCATGGGAGTAGGCGGTGGCGTGTGGTTGCGATGGGGCCGCGGCGAAGGGGACGCGATTCGCATTCGGGAGGGCTTCGCCATTGTCGCGCTTGCCTGGATTGTGATCTCGCTGGCCGGTGCCGTTCCGCTCCTGCTGGGAGGGGTGACCGCTTCGTTTACGGATGCCTTTTTCGAGACCGTCTCCGGGTTTACGACCACAGGCGCGACGATTCTGGGCGGGGGCGGAAATCCGGATATCGAATCGCTTCCCAACGCCTTTCTGTTCTGGCGCAGCCTGACCCACTGGCTGGGAGGTATGGGCATCATTGTGCTGACGCTGGCCATTTTGCCGATCCTGGGCGTGGGTAGCATGCAGCTCTTCAAGGCTGAAGTGCCCGGACCGACGGCCGACAAGCTCACTCCGCGAGTGCGCGAGACGGCCCGGCGATTGTGGCTGATTTATGTGGGCATCACGGCGGTTCAGGTGGCGGTTCTCGCCCCCGCGCTGGGATTGTTCGAGGCCGTGAACCATGCTTTCGCGACCATGGCGACTGGCGGCTTCTCTACCCGAAACGCTTCTGTGGGCCACTTTTCATCAGCCTACGTGGACTGGGTGATCACGCTGTTCATGTATGTGGCGGGCGTCAACTTTGCCCTGCACTTTCGGCTGCTGCGCGGGCAGGCCATCACGGTGTTCCGTGACACGGAATTCCGCGTCTACACGCTAATCGTGCTGGTCGCTTCGGTTGTGACTGCTCTGGCGCTTTGGGACCCTGTTCGCCTGGCGATGCCGGGGGGCGGAGTCAGCCAGGGATATGCCGACTTCACGGAAGCCCTGCGGTTTGGTGCGTTCCAGTCCACCGCCATCGTCACGACGACCGGCTTCGCCACGGCGGACTACGAACTGTGGCCCCCGGTGGCTATCGGCGTGCTGTTCGTGCTGTTTTTCGTCGGGGGCATGGCCGGCTCGACCGGAGGCGGAGTGAAGGTGGTGCGGCATGTACTGCTGTTCAAGAACTCCTTCAAGGAAGTGAAGCAGCTCGTGCACCCGCAGGCAGTTCTCAATGTGCGGCTGAATGACCGTGTGGTGCCGCAGGAAGTGATGCGCAATGTCCTGAGCTTCATTGTGCTCTACTTTGCGCTTATCGGCCTTGGCACGCTCGCGATGACGGTCGTCGGCGCGGATATCCTGACTGCATTCGGAGGCGCCCTGTCCAGCGTGGGCAATGTCGGGCCGGCGTTTGGAACGCTCGGGCCTGCAGAGAACTACGCGCACATACCCGCCGCAGGGAAGTGGGTGCTTTCCTTCCTGATGGTGGCTGGTCGTCTGGAGATTTTCACCATGCTGATCATCTTCGCACCCTCGTTCTGGAGGCGGTGA